Sequence from the Cryptococcus neoformans var. neoformans JEC21 chromosome 1, complete sequence genome:
CCTTCCTATCCACATCTTCAGCACCTTGGGATATGTTCCTCTCGAAGAGTTCTTGGATAGAGTGAGAAAATGCACGCAGAGCGCGAAGATTGACAATATGGCGCCACTCATGAACATCCTGACGGAGTTCTTGGAATCCATTGGCTGTCAAAGAGAAAATGTCCTTATGAAGACAAGCCAGGGTTGTGTAGATAACACAAGGCGGCCGTGACTGTTGACAGTCGGCAGAGCGACAGGCCTAAGAGAACCTGTCAGGTAATAGGCTGAAAAATGAATTACAGTCCCGCCCATAGAGATGCTTGCAATAGGGGTAAGGATCCAAATGTGTTTGGCATAACCCCGACAAGTGATGTCCTCCGTCATTGACGGCGCACTGGGTCCCAACACGTCAGTTGGTGCAGTAGATTCCGGGTGAGGGGAAGGAGTCTGTGTGTCCCGCTACCGTGGCGGCGTAAGAGGGCGTGATGCCCAAAGTAGAAGCTCCAGAATACCCCCCGGCCACCACCCTGCCGCCCCCGGAACCCTCAGCTTCCACCAGTCAACAACCAAAAAATCCggcagaaaagaaaggagcTCGGCGAAATCCGCATTTGTtgttatttatttattatgttgtcatcatccaccGCGCCGCCATCGTCGCTGCATCCTCGTCTCCCACACAGCGTGGATGATACCTCGGAAACGAAGCTTTGGACTACGAAAGCTGCTGGTCCTTTAATCATTCACCCAATAACAGTATGGACCCTCAGAAGCCAGGCCTGTTCTCCTCAATATCCATAGGGAGAGCTTCAAAGAACAAGCACACGGGAGAGGCACTTGCACATCCCCTTTTGGCGGCTACGAGTTCCTCCACCAGTTTGCCAACATCAGACTCTTCTCAGCCAGATACGACGTCTCAACCGCCACCACTTCGACATAAGTCCTCCGGGTCATGGTCCAAGAATACTGGCGATGCCGTCAATCTTCCCTATAAACCGAGGCAACGACATGGAGGTGGAATGGGATCCATCAACAGCACAGCGAGCATTTTCGGCTCGACCGGTGCTCCACCTCCAAATCTTCAGCCGGCACCTACAGGTGGATCCTCAGGAGCACCTATTTCTCCCACCCCTGTGTCGGCGCCTCCAACTACTTCTACGTCAACGTCGACGACCTTTGCCCTTCCGCCGTCGCATTCAGATCCTCCGGCCCAAGCGAAAGAGTCGGCGGTGTCTACTACGGCAAGTAGTCCCCACGCGAGTTCCAGCAGCTTGACGAGTCGACTGCAGGTACAAAGTCTCAAGGCAGCAGCTCAAGGTATAGGGCTGGGTAATGGGAGTATGGGAATGTCAATGATAGACGCTATATTTGACAAAGGTCAACTGGGCAGGGCGAAAGCCGGTGAGGGCGGCGATTGGGGAGAGCTTTTGAGAATTTTGATGGGAGGCAAGGTAGGCGTTTGACTACATGTCAACATTTTTATGTGCTGATACGCTTCAGGCCATCTTGCTGCTGCCCACCaccccttcatcctcattaCCGATGACACCGCCAACTTTGAGAGATCACGTGGCCTTCCTTTCACCTCCTGTCTCCCTcgcctcgtcttctttcaaaTCCATACAATCGGTGAGTGAAACTGAAGAAAAAGCCGatttgaaggaggagcaatTCTGCACCCTCAATATCCTCGTCACCCTTTCTGGTCTTATTGGTACTCTTAAAGGCACAACCCTTTCGTTTGAGTCTACCATCCCACCCGATTCACCGCTTTTACAAGCGCTTAAAAACCACTCTTCTCGCCAAACCGCTCTTGCTTCCCTTAGACCTACTCAAATATCCTATATCAACTATCCCTCATACACGCTTTCCTCGGAGACAACAATTTTACCTTTTCCTCCACACTCAAAAACCGCTCCGCCAATCCAATCCGAGATAAAGGAACGAGAAAGACTTTCGCAAGGCAAATTGGGTAGGATTAATCCATTTGCGTCCCTGTTTGGCGGTTCGAATACAAGCTTGAGCTACGAAACTAAAACCGGAGCTTCGCCCTCTCCAAAGCCGGAAGCTCTTCCATCCGATAACGGTTTATCGCCTCCTAGGAGTCCGCCCGCATCTCCCGGGCCATCTAGTCCCAAACCTTCAGCTTTGAGCATAGATCCTGATGCGACCTCCATTTCATCCGACTCAGTTGCTGTTGGTGAGGGGTATCAGGTTACAGCGTACACTGTCTCAAGACCTATCCGTTATCACGAAATCCACAAGTCTCTACTTAAGTCTGTGAGAACAGACGTCCGCGATGCGCTGCACAACATTCCCGAGAAAGTCGTGGAAAAGGTACTGAAGCTTGCGCTGGCGAATGCGTGCCCATCTGGGCAGTTGATCAGCGAGGAACTTCTAAAAGGACATCGATCTCACGGCCCCAGCCACGAGCTGGATGGCAGCGCATGGTTGCTTGATTTTGGAAATCCGACAGAGACGGGGGAACGGCTTCAGGATTTTGTGGAGCGTGTTTATGATGAGCTTGTGGTTTATTACAGACAAGAGGTGAATGGAGGCCTCAAAAGGAAAGTCAGCGGAGGGACATGGGCCCGAGGCTCACACAATcttgagaaagaaaaggagaaggaagttgAATTAGGGGAAAGAcaaagagaggagaggaaaaggagagatagagaagaAATTGTGGAAAAAGAGGCTAGCGAAGGCACAGAACGGATTGAGGGTCTACTGTGTAGGTTGTTGTATAATAGGTAAGTTTTTCAGCAATAGTTAAAAGTCACAAAATGACCAGCGTCATTCTACAGGCTGTTTTCGCCTCTGGAGTCGGATGATTCGAAGCACGATGAAGCGTTGGCCTCTCGTATAGCAGCGCTTAATATGCTGGAACTATCCCTTGACCATCTAGGGCTGATTACTCGACCAGAAAGAGAATACCCGGAGGGTATCATCTCGGACGGTTTAGACCGGATCGTCGATAAAGTAGGGAAAGGTCAGCTTCATCTGTGCTTGGTGATATATACATTGCTAACTTATGTACAGAGTTTCAAAAGCTTTCATTAATGACCTGTATAACGCCGAAAGATAAGACCGCAGTTCTCATAAATGCACATAAAATCGTTGTCGGTCAGTCTTGCAAATAGGGCGATGTCTTTGTCCAATGCTGATGTAACACTGATTATGATCGTACAGATGGGCTCTCTGAATTGCCTGACATAGAGCTTCGACCAGAAGGGGAACCATACCACAAGCCGCAAGAAGTATCGACTGCCCCATCAAATGCCTCAGTTGACCCTACCATCCTCAAGCCTCCAGCTCTCCCCATTGTGTCAGAAGGGTCTCTGACGCCAAGTAGAAGTCCAGTCGAGCCTCCAACAGCCCCTTTATCAAGAAACGTATCAGGATCTTCCGATATGAAGTCAAACGCTTCAGATCCTTTATCGCTCGTAAATATCGAAGTGCCTCCCCATGCTGTTGTGGTCGATCCTATTATTGACCAGCGTCCCTCCACTCCCCGACTTACACACGATAGTGAGAGTCAGCAAGCGGAGCTCACACCATTGCAAGAGGCCTTATCAGATTCTGTAATGACAGTGTCCGCCGCCCCTGTACCTTACGATTCTCTCCCCTTTGATGATGCTGCCTCTGTTCCACCGCCTAATACATCTTCAGATAAGCAGACAAAAGCAAGCAAAAAGTCGACTTCGGGCGCAGACCTGATCTTACCTATCATCATCTACGCCGTTGTCAAATCCAACCCTCCCCAACTGGCCTCTCAGCTCATGTACCTTCGCCGATATCGCTCTGCCATCTGTTTGACAGGGGAAGCTAGCTACGCCATTGTCAATCTTACCGCTGTAGTCGAATTCCTCGAACATGTTAATCTGTCTGAGTTGGGCCTGGGTAGTGACTCGGACAAAGTTATGAGCATTGAGGATTTGTCGCCTATCAGGTTGGATTATATGGGCATGGATGGGGGGAATGGGGATGCAGAGAGTATTGCCAACGCGTCTACAAAGCTTCGAGGCCGGGTCGGAGAATTTGCAGGGTCAGCAGCGGGATCTGCGAACAAGGTGATTAGCGGGGTAGTAGACACCTCGTGGTCAGCTCTTCGAGGGCTTATGGGTAATCCCAATGCGGGAGCGCTTGATGGCGATGAACAAGCAGCAGGTGACAATTCACGTCCTGGTATGCGTCCTCGTCAGGCGTCAACATTTTCTCTCGCAAGCGTAACGGCCAGTGTAGCCAGTATCGCAGCGGCTGCTGCCTCGCGAAACCGATCGCGGGCAGACTCTAGGGTGAGTGAGCAGGTTTGGGGTGGGAATCAGGAGCTTGTGGAAGTTAGCTCGCGGCCAGGATCGAtcagggagagagaaagtGATTACCCTACcagcgaggaagatgaaagcgATGATGGCGAATTAGAACCTGATGCGACATCGTTAAGGTCTAGAATGCGGAGTGCAACAAACACAAGCTCACGATCTGCAAAGGATAAAGAAGATGGTCCTAAGCAGGAGAGGGTTAGTCTTAGCAATCGACTGGCGTCCATTGGAGTGCTTGGGAGACTGAGCAATCCAGCGAACACCACTGGTGCTGAAAGCACCCTTGCATCTAACGACAATACTCTTGGGCCATCTAAGGCGAGTTCGAGAATTTTCGAAGTCCGTTGTTTATGTCATTGAAACTGACATTACTCATCTTAGTCCTTTCTTCAAAGTCTTACCACTGCCCGCTCTGCCAGCAACTCGCAAAGTCATACTCGTCGATCGTCGCTCCTAGGCGGGTCGCAAACAGAATCGCAACAACACAAAGTCAGTTCACCTAGGGGGAGTTTACCGGCGCTCCCTGCGAATGATGCTTCTTTCGGTTCACATGCGTTGCTCGACAATGTGGATCCTCCCATTGAGAAATTTATGACGTGTAAGAGAATGTTCTACCAATGGATTGTTATGGGCTGCTAACTGGTTCATACTACAGGTGACGTTGGTGAACTGCGCCTTTCTGATGTCGGCGAACTGTTGCGGGATTACCGGCGATTAGGGACCATAGTCGCCTTGGCAAACAACAAGTAACTCTAAATGCGTCACAGTATTTTGCACAAACATCAATGGTCGCTCGTAAATTGTATTAAAATGTTCCAAGGCATTTCGATGGGTGTTCCGATGGAAGAAAGTTATTCCGTAATGCATGTGCGCTTGACCGCTGTTATTTCTTGCTTTCGCCGTGATGATGAATTGGAGATAGAGAAGGTGTGGGTCTCATCGTTCAGTAATAAATTCATTCTCCTAATAAGGGATATTGTTTGTACAGGGAAAGAATACACCTATTACATACATAGATATATGAATAGCTGAAGATTATTCGTTTGAATTTTCAACTTCATTTAATAAGAATAAAGGGTCTTTACTGCGAAATACGACCGAATAACCCAGCGAAGGCATGCTAATCGATCACCGTATGTACAGTAGCTGCTTATGCTGGTTGACCGGACAGGAGGACTTGTTGCAGGAGGATGTAAAAGTAATTTTAAAGGTAGACGAGTGTTTAAATGGGGGTATAATTAATGGTGAGTTACTATAAGAATGCGACTGACGTTTTTCCTCGCTCCCGGGCTGCCGCCAGAAAGTGCCATTAAAAGTCATAACTGAGGTACTGCTGCACTCTTCTCCCCTGTGCCAGGTGACCGGCTCACCGATCTGTTCCTATTATTGGTGACCAAAAATTAATATACGAGTATAGTCTCCTCATGTGCCATGGACCAAGTTCATGTCGCAAGGAATCAGGTCGATACCCTTTTGCAGTCAATCAAGGACTTTATCTGCAACACGTCCGAATCTGCCACTTACCATGCCCCGATTATCGATTGGCAGCACCCTGAGCCCTACCAGCAATCGACAATAACAGGTTTGAAAAAGTTCCTGGGTGCGGTGGAGACTGAAAGGAGTTACCTGGAGGCTCTGACATCGAGCGATGTGCCGCCAAAAGAGTTGGCAACCAATTTGCCTCATTTGACAGCAGTATGGGAGGAAGTACAGAGAGCAGATTGGCCCTTAGGGTGCATCTCCCAGGTCTTGGAATGTTCGGATGGAAGTCAGGTAAAGGTGGACGTAGTGGcccgaggaggagaagaatggatcAAAGTGAACACGTAAGTTAAGAGAAAGATGTTCTATTTACACCAATCTAACGTGCTACAGGATGAAGGAGTCCCGTTTGATGGCAGAATTCAGAGAGCAAGACTCATACTGTAATTCAGATTACTCAGATTACGATTCTGATGCTCCCGCCGAAACTCCAAATAACCAGCCTATTTATCCTGGTCTAACTAACTCTGTAATCGAACAAGTCACTTCTATGGTCCAATCGGCTAAATCCTACCCTCGccttccacatcttcctccaccgaAAGTCAAATATATCTTGAATCGTTTGCAAGAGAACCCTGAAGGAGGCTACGCGGATCCAAGAATAAACGGAACTTTCGAAGTCATCCGCTCGTGTGGGGCGCAGCTCGTATTAGCTTCAGATACGAGAGCTTTACCGAAACAACTCACCCCGCCATCACCTAGACCGACTTCGAATGTGTTGCTTGACCTTTCTGTTGTGGTTGCTCTGTGCTGTGATTCAACTCATTTCTCACTGCCGAATTCGCAGCAAGAGCTCGAGGCAAGGTTTCGTCCTCTGCAGGTGGCCGGCGATGGCCAATTATCTCTGGCTCCCCATGTTCCTGTAACAAAAGATTTACGAGACCAACTTCAATGGGAAATGCAACACCCCCTTATACAAGAAATGCAAGAGCGATTATCCCTTGTCGATGGAACACTGGAGTTTTGGGTTACAGAAGAAGTGAAGAGACGGTTACCGAAGATTGTCGACATCATCGGCGGGGAGAACGAGAGACGACGCGCGCGGGCTATGTTTGCTGATTTCGAAGATTTCTGGGCTGGGAGCagatggaaagggagagagggtGTTCTAGGGGATATGAGAGTCCGAGTCATatcaaaagaagattgggatCATGTTGAGCTGCATCAGATTCAACACTCGCCTTTCCGACGTGGCTTCGCCAGTGTTTGTCAAATGATGCTTGCTATTGTTGAAAAGCAAACATTGGCGTCTGTTTTGCCAcctccgcctccgcctccaAAAGCCAACAAAACTACAAGCAATCGCTCAGCTCGTCGACCTCAGCCAGGTATCACCGTAGCATCTAAGTTACCATCTGCACATACATTACGTACTTTCCTCGCGGGGATCAAGAGCTCCATGACCATACTCACCAATAATAGGGGGTCTGTGGGAAAAGTCATAAGGGAGATGGGGGTAAATGATGGTTTGGCGTATGGAGTGGAGGACAtgaaaggagaagcggcAGTGTGGGTTGTCAATCCGAGTAGCCTTTcagaatggagaagaaaagaagtaGAAGCAAAGAACAAGGCGCTAAAAGAACAATTAGGGTTAGAAAAAGGTGGTGAGCCGTCGTCGGAAGTGCAATCTGCGTAAGCTGCACAGCATGGCCATTTGATATCGTACTTGTAATGTCAAAGCATCAGCCCCTTCTTAACATCCAAAACGAAAAATAAACAAGATCTACGTCGATAGAGAATGATCAGCCTTCCCAGCTGATTACTTTTTTTACCTAACATTCCTCTCAGCAACAGGGCCAAAAAAGTAATCATCACTAAATCACTGATAAATTTacgctcctcctccttcccgtCGTCGTCTTGTATCATTTGCatgatgttgttgttgcttgCTTGCTTGGTCGTGAATGGAGTCGGATGTCGCCGCCAACCAAGCAATGAGTGTTTTTGGGCCGAGTTCGACATTTGTGCAACATATGCACGTTCTATTCCCATCAATAATGAGTGCAGATATCGAGCTCTACCGTGATGTACAAGGATAGGGAATCATAGAAGGAATGCATAGTGCGTTATGAGTTTGCGGGATTTTTCGGCGTTATATTGCCCCACTTTGAGCGTTCAATTCTCGAGTGGAGGGTTCTCCGCGTCAAGTCATCCCCGCGTCGCTGGCTGATTTCGCTGTCATTTTCTCTCGCAAATACTCGATCTTCATTCCTCGTACAAACTATCTCCCTCAAATATCCATCAAATATCTGCGGCCACAGCATAAGCACGCGGGGTCAAGCGAGTTGTTCCGACTATCCCGAAATCTGCCAGATCGGGGGACTTATGCGCCTATATAACTTGTACACTTAACATGGCCTCGTCCGCGCCATCTATCAGTCGTTCAGGAAGACCACGAAAATCATCGACAGCAACTCCACATCCGCTTCCGCTCACCGCAACCCCTTCGACGGAAACACCCGTACCATCTGCTgcagcaggaggagggatgaGCATGCCACCCCCTAGTTACACCAGTAACGGGCCAATGTCCGTGAGCGATTGCGAGTTCCTTGCATCTCAGTTGCTGGAACCTACGGTCACAGCACGAAAGAAGCTTGAAATTGCTCTTGAGCTCAGGGACTCCGCAGAGAACAACAGGGATTTCGGATTCTATGACAAGTACTTGTCAATATTTATTCCGGCACTCATCAGTATACTCGGGGATGAGAAATCAATCACTTTTGTGAAGGATAATGTTGAGCAAGTGAGTGCAAAACAGTCATAATATCCCCGTCTAGAGACGTTCAATGATGGACTGACATCGTATCAGCGTTTTCGCCACACCCTTCTTGCATTCTTGCAGCGCCTCCCCCACACCGAACCTTTCCGTCATCACATGAGTTCTGTTATGGAGCTTTGCGTGAAGCTTCTCAAGattgaaaatgaagaaaatgcGTTGCTCTGTATCAAGATCATGATTGATGGGCTTAGGAGCAATAAGGATCAAATGGAACCTTTTACGGAACCTTTCCTTGATTTAGTCAAACAAATGTACGCGAACATAAAAGCGGTTGTGGAGAAAGAGTTTGGCCCGTCAGGGGGAGGATCAAAGCCGGTATCTACGCAAGGCGAAGGCTCGGCAAACGGTCAGCAAtctcagcaacagcaagcATCGTCCTCCAGTCATgccattcttcctcatgCGCTTCATTCGCCCAAAGTTCTCACTGAATGCCCTATCGCTGTTGTACTCATATTCCAAACCTACAAGTCCATCATGCAAACTGCAATGCTCGACTTCTATCCATTGGTAATTGACAGCATCAAGATACAGCCTGAACCCCAAAGGTTGGCGCATCTAGAAGCtaaagaaaagggagaaacCTTTGTCGGGGTGGCAAGTGGGATAACAAATCGGGAAATGTTCGCAGAGCTTGTAAAGGCCCAGGTCAAGGCATGTGTATTCTTCGTAGTCCATGAGTGTAAGCTGATGTTAGTCAGACCATGGCATTTTTGGCTTATGTCCTTCGAGGAAACCAAGGAAACAATAGAGATTACGTCAATGTTTTCCCAGAAGCATGTGCACGCCTCTTGCGAGATTGCCCGCCAGAGGATGTCATCACTCGAAAAGAACTTTTAGTAGCAACTCGACATATCCTTACTGTTGACTCTCgatcctccttcatcccttATATCGATGTCCTTCTAGAGGAGCGAGTCCTCGTCGGCACGGGTGTCTCAAGTAGGGAAATGCTTCGACCGTTGGCTTATTCCGTGGTGGCCGACCTCATACATCATGTCCGAAACGAGCTTCCTCTACAGCAACTCATCCGTGTTGTCTACGTCTTCTCGTGTAATCTCAATGACTCAACTTTCTCGAGCTCAATTCAAACCATGTGCGCCAAACTCCTCAATACTATCATTGATTCGATCTATAACAAGGCGGACACGAACGAGATGTCAAAGATTCTCAAAGGGATGTTTTTCACGTTCTTGGAAAAGCTCTCTGCCATGTCGGATGCGCATGATAGGTTGAAGGCATTGGCCGCTAGAGACAAAGGGAAGGGCCGggccaaagaggaaggtgatgaagatgtagaAGTGACTGATACGTCAGACGAAGCGTCAGATAAACTTATACATGGGTGGAGAGATATTGAGCAAGCGATGCCCGTTCATTCAGTTGCTTATGCCAACGAATCAGTGGATTCTTTCTGTCGGGGTCAGTGACTCAAAGAGGAATATGAGTGTGGCTGACATATTTGTAGATTCTCGGTACCTTTTCAAGACAATATTGCATACCTTCCGTACCCTTTTATCTTACACACGCCAAGGCGAAAACCCTCCGCCCCAACCAGATGGAGAGGTTCTCAGCAGATTTTTCGAGTGCAGTATCAAATGTTTTGCCATTTTTGACGTTCTCAATAGAGATCCCAGGGAGGCGAAGGAGGCGTTAGAGCTTCTATCAGAAATTGTTCTACTCTTTGAGCCGCATGTGTTTGCCGAGGTCTGGACAAGCCACATGGAATTTTTCAGCGATATTTCCATCACCAACAATCAagtcttctctcttctccagatGGTCATCACCCATGAGTCGGTCTCGCATCAACTGGTTTCCATTCTACTCAAGTATTTGATGGAGAAATTGCCTGAAATTGGGAGGATGGACAAACAACGTGCCACTCTTATGCTCAAAATGTTCAAGATAGCTTTCCTTGCTATCAATACATATATCACAAGCAACGAAGCAGTCTTGGTGCCTCACCTCCAGAAGCTTATCATGAGTTCTTTCGAATCGGCTGCCAAGGCCGAAGACTCGTCGTTTTATTATCAGATCCTTCGCGCTTTGTTCAGGTGAGTAATATTTCTTCATATCGGACTGTCTGACATGCAATAGGTCTATTGGTGGAGGACGTTTTGAAGCGCTCTACAAAGAAGTTCTTCCAATCTTGCAGGAAATGCTTGATCATCTGGCATATCTTTTGGATCATTCGCCCGACGAAATCTCAAAAGACATCTTTGTGGAGCTCATGTTGACCGTTCCCGTTCGTCTCACAAACCTTCTACCGCACCTGAGCTACCTCATGAAACCATTAGTGCGAGCACTCAGCGCAGGTCCCGACCTTGTCAGTCAAGGTCTTCGTACCCTAGAGCTTTGTATCGATAATCTCACAGCCGATTTCCTTGATCCCACTCTGGCACCGGTGTTGCGTGATCTCATGGCTGCTTTACATCAGTTACTCAAGCCCATACCTGCCAACCGTGAGCATGCAAGTGCGGCTCTGAAAATTTTAGGGAAACTTGGAGGGCGGAACAGGAGGTTCCAGGAGGTCCACGACAATCTTGAGTACCGGCTACTCTCTGATCGCTTAGTTGTCCCCATCACCTTTGAAGGAACTCGTCATCATTTAGACTTGACACCTTTAGTGAACTCCGCAGGCAAGGCTATTGACAATGAAGCGGATCTTCTTCGGGAAGACGGGTTGCAAGTGTTGATGTACTCGGCTCTGACAATATTTGAGAAGGTATGCGGACTGTAATTACGCAAGACTCTCTGCTAACCGAAGTATAGGGGGCTCCTGGCCCAGAAGGAAATGCCACATTCAGAACCACTATGACTCGGCTTTTCTTCGCCTGTGACAGACCTGTCATTGGAGAAAGGTCGCTCATCTTTGTGCGTGATCTTTGTCGCAGGGCATTCGCCCTGGAGCTGGGAAGGACGGACGGCATCGAGCATCCCATTAAACCTGGTCCTGATCATTCTCGTCGACGATTCCTCCCCCTCACCAATGCTTTATCCGATGCGTTCCTGGAGACCCTtaccatctccaaagcTGCAGAACAAAAGGGTCTCAGCGACTTGTTGGCAACAATCGTTATGGATTTTAAGGAGTTGGCTCTCTCCCCAAGATTCCAAGGTGTTGTAGATGGGCATCGATCATTCGATCGTATGGTAACTTTCTTTGCCCTCCGCCTCGTGACGCTTTGTCACGAGGAAGCTTGGTCAAAAAAGATGGCTGGCGTTTCTGCCATATCCACTTTCGCTCATAAGATCGAATTGAGCCGCAAAAACATAATTGATCTCCAGCTTGACTTCGTCCGAGCGCTTTTGTACTGCTTACGTGACGCTCCCAAAGACGTTCCCAGGAGTGCAGACGACGTTATCGGGCTCATTAAACACCTTATACGAACCTGTCAATCTCAGGACGATGGTAAACCTCGAATAGGACGCTTGATTGAGACGTTTGTTGGCGAGCTCAACAGTCAAAGCAAGTTAGCCCGTGACGCTGCACAGCAATGTATCGAAGTGCTCGCGGAGGTTACTGCACAGACAGTGCCTGAACTCATCACCAATATCGCAAAGGTCAAGTTGCTGAGTGTTGATCACGGCCCAATTTACTCGAAGCCTTTACGAGCCCTTCCCTTTGCCATGCAGGTCGGTAACATCAGTGCAGTCACATATCTGATGGATTTACGTCCTTCGGTGGTCGAGACGTCAGAGGAGTTCATTCGACTGCTTCATGAGGTCCTAGCATTAGCGGATGTCGACGATGCGAATTTGGTCAGCAAGCCTGCGACTCATAAGCAAGAGTCGTGGTTGAAAGCTCTTCGAATTTGTTGCCTTCGCCTGCTCAAGTCGTCCATGGCCACGCCAGACTTCATGAATAAACCAACTCAAGGACAGCTCCGTGCTCGGTAAGTGGTGAAGTCTAGTATCACTTGCACATATACTTACTGTTTACTAGTATTATACAGGTATATTTCAAGCACGTTTATTCACAAAATCCAGAGATCGTGGCTGTCGCCCACGAAGGTCTTAGAGACGTGCTCCAACAGGAGAACAGACTCTCGAGGGATGTTTTACAGAAAGGACTTAGACCTATCCTGGTGAATCTTGCGGATGCCAAGAGGTTGAGCGTTTCCGGTTTGGATGGCTTAGCTCGTTTCCTTGAACTTCTCACCAATTATTTCAAGGTGGAAATCGGCGTGAAGCTATTAGATCATTTCAAAACTCTCGGCGATCATCAAATGTTAGTGAAG
This genomic interval carries:
- a CDS encoding guanyl-nucleotide exchange factor, putative, which produces MDPQKPGLFSSISIGRASKNKHTGEALAHPLLAATSSSTSLPTSDSSQPDTTSQPPPLRHKSSGSWSKNTGDAVNLPYKPRQRHGGGMGSINSTASIFGSTGAPPPNLQPAPTGGSSGAPISPTPVSAPPTTSTSTSTTFALPPSHSDPPAQAKESAVSTTASSPHASSSSLTSRLQVQSLKAAAQGIGLGNGSMGMSMIDAIFDKGQLGRAKAGEGGDWGELLRILMGGKAILLLPTTPSSSLPMTPPTLRDHVAFLSPPVSLASSSFKSIQSVSETEEKADLKEEQFCTLNILVTLSGLIGTLKGTTLSFESTIPPDSPLLQALKNHSSRQTALASLRPTQISYINYPSYTLSSETTILPFPPHSKTAPPIQSEIKERERLSQGKLGRINPFASLFGGSNTSLSYETKTGASPSPKPEALPSDNGLSPPRSPPASPGPSSPKPSALSIDPDATSISSDSVAVGEGYQVTAYTVSRPIRYHEIHKSLLKSVRTDVRDALHNIPEKVVEKVLKLALANACPSGQLISEELLKGHRSHGPSHELDGSAWLLDFGNPTETGERLQDFVERVYDELVVYYRQEVNGGLKRKVSGGTWARGSHNLEKEKEKEVELGERQREERKRRDREEIVEKEASEGTERIEGLLCRLLYNRLFSPLESDDSKHDEALASRIAALNMLELSLDHLGLITRPEREYPEGIISDGLDRIVDKVGKEFQKLSLMTCITPKDKTAVLINAHKIVVDGLSELPDIELRPEGEPYHKPQEVSTAPSNASVDPTILKPPALPIVSEGSLTPSRSPVEPPTAPLSRNVSGSSDMKSNASDPLSLVNIEVPPHAVVVDPIIDQRPSTPRLTHDSESQQAELTPLQEALSDSVMTVSAAPVPYDSLPFDDAASVPPPNTSSDKQTKASKKSTSGADLILPIIIYAVVKSNPPQLASQLMYLRRYRSAICLTGEASYAIVNLTAVVEFLEHVNLSELGLGSDSDKVMSIEDLSPIRLDYMGMDGGNGDAESIANASTKLRGRVGEFAGSAAGSANKVISGVVDTSWSALRGLMGNPNAGALDGDEQAAGDNSRPGMRPRQASTFSLASVTASVASIAAAAASRNRSRADSRVSEQVWGGNQELVEVSSRPGSIRERESDYPTSEEDESDDGELEPDATSLRSRMRSATNTSSRSAKDKEDGPKQERVSLSNRLASIGVLGRLSNPANTTGAESTLASNDNTLGPSKSFLQSLTTARSASNSQSHTRRSSLLGGSQTESQQHKVSSPRGSLPALPANDASFGSHALLDNVDPPIEKFMTCDVGELRLSDVGELLRDYRRLGTIVALANNK
- a CDS encoding expressed protein → MDQVHVARNQVDTLLQSIKDFICNTSESATYHAPIIDWQHPEPYQQSTITGLKKFLGAVETERSYLEALTSSDVPPKELATNLPHLTAVWEEVQRADWPLGCISQVLECSDGSQVKVDVVARGGEEWIKVNTMKESRLMAEFREQDSYCNSDYSDYDSDAPAETPNNQPIYPGLTNSVIEQVTSMVQSAKSYPRLPHLPPPKVKYILNRLQENPEGGYADPRINGTFEVIRSCGAQLVLASDTRALPKQLTPPSPRPTSNVLLDLSVVVALCCDSTHFSLPNSQQELEARFRPLQVAGDGQLSLAPHVPVTKDLRDQLQWEMQHPLIQEMQERLSLVDGTLEFWVTEEVKRRLPKIVDIIGGENERRRARAMFADFEDFWAGSRWKGREGVLGDMRVRVISKEDWDHVELHQIQHSPFRRGFASVCQMMLAIVEKQTLASVLPPPPPPPKANKTTSNRSARRPQPGITVASKLPSAHTLRTFLAGIKSSMTILTNNRGSVGKVIREMGVNDGLAYGVEDMKGEAAVWVVNPSSLSEWRRKEVEAKNKALKEQLGLEKGGEPSSEVQSA